One window from the genome of Myxococcales bacterium encodes:
- a CDS encoding PD40 domain-containing protein, protein MRPSLIFALLVSLAASVLAHDAAARPLASWFARRHDYRTIETKHFIIHFDARLLAVARRVATVAEHARPRVDAELGHSPRARTHIVVRDETDSANGFAFAVPRNAITVYATAPTTDSDLADYDDWLYLLVAHEYSHVVHLDMQSGLPRAFNAVFGKRWAPNQIAPRWIIEGIATYLESRLTSAGRMRNSRFLMYLRTATLAGRTLRLDELSGAPARFPRGTGAYLYGAHFLHYIFTSHGSGALAEMTHAYADGVIPFGLNTSIVAATGRDFGAWYRQWLGFLAGKSALEAEAVRRQGLVEGVNLTDDGEFYGQPQYDEAGDTLYFVGTDGYSEQRIFARTIAPGSGLAQVTPVMRADEVTGFDVRGAELVFDLTRQHDVDYYFQDLHARPVNGGALTRLTKGLRARDPAFSPDGTQLAVTLGGADQADIALLERRGASPHPRIVFAAGAHEVASKPAWSPDGTRLAFSLWKVGGVRDIYVVEVASGAIVRQLTADRAQDLDPVWSPDGAHIYFASDRSGIYNLYAYRWEDATLWQVTNVVGGAFAPTVHPGGGKLAYQGFVGEGYDVFELPLQPETFRPAPPYIDARPEATLARDGEVAMSRPTAYRPLATLAPQNWRLEVLGGNLSQQLNIATDGSDVAGMHAFVLGATVDLSDGRASVAASYNNRVWKLPFFLAASRRHIVRDEVPFFDATYAYEQEAVGGRAGWSVPFDNPAYVSWSLGFDYAVDWVRLTAGGGPTLDPQTPVPPRVPEASRVASLGVRGSVGNVRGDRMTIGPQRGADASVAFRVEDPVVGSHGSSASVSWLARWYVELPWGQTPALALRLAGAVRLQQGDATPYALGSVPEQDLIAAILDQSRVSSSGYLRGYQPRALAGKQFHLLNAEYRQRLLDVERGVATLPVYVRRLHGALLVDAGAILQAPGDPPWQESIGVGVGAAVRLDTLWGYGLPVTIETGIARGLTSLGVTETWVSLTGSL, encoded by the coding sequence GTGCGTCCCAGCCTCATCTTCGCGCTGCTAGTCAGTTTGGCCGCGAGCGTGCTCGCCCACGACGCGGCGGCGCGGCCGCTGGCATCGTGGTTTGCGCGCCGCCACGACTATCGCACCATTGAGACTAAGCATTTTATCATCCACTTTGACGCGCGCTTGCTCGCCGTGGCGCGGCGCGTGGCAACCGTGGCCGAGCACGCGCGCCCAAGGGTAGACGCCGAGCTGGGCCATAGCCCGCGCGCCCGAACCCACATCGTGGTGCGTGACGAGACCGATAGCGCCAATGGTTTTGCCTTTGCCGTGCCTCGCAACGCCATCACGGTGTACGCCACGGCGCCGACGACCGATTCCGATTTGGCGGACTACGACGACTGGCTTTATTTGCTGGTGGCTCATGAGTACAGCCACGTCGTGCACCTCGACATGCAGAGCGGCCTGCCGCGCGCATTCAATGCGGTGTTTGGCAAGCGCTGGGCCCCTAATCAAATTGCACCGCGGTGGATCATCGAGGGCATCGCGACCTACCTTGAGTCGCGGCTCACCTCGGCCGGACGCATGCGCAATAGCCGCTTCCTGATGTACCTGCGCACGGCGACGCTGGCTGGGCGGACGCTTCGCCTCGACGAGTTGTCGGGGGCGCCCGCGCGGTTTCCGCGTGGCACCGGGGCGTACCTGTACGGCGCGCATTTTCTTCACTACATCTTTACCTCGCACGGCAGCGGCGCGCTAGCCGAGATGACCCACGCCTACGCGGACGGCGTCATCCCGTTTGGCCTCAATACGAGCATCGTCGCCGCGACGGGCCGCGACTTTGGCGCGTGGTATCGCCAGTGGCTGGGATTTCTTGCCGGCAAGAGCGCGCTGGAGGCCGAGGCCGTGCGGCGCCAGGGCCTCGTCGAAGGCGTCAATCTAACCGACGACGGCGAATTCTATGGCCAGCCTCAATACGACGAGGCGGGTGACACGCTGTATTTTGTCGGCACCGACGGCTATAGCGAACAGCGCATATTTGCGCGCACGATCGCGCCCGGCTCCGGCTTGGCGCAGGTTACGCCGGTGATGCGCGCTGATGAGGTGACCGGCTTTGATGTGCGCGGCGCCGAGCTTGTGTTCGATCTTACGCGCCAGCACGACGTCGACTACTATTTTCAAGACCTCCACGCGCGGCCCGTAAACGGCGGTGCGCTGACGCGCCTGACCAAGGGCCTGCGCGCGCGCGACCCGGCATTTTCACCCGATGGCACGCAGCTCGCCGTGACCCTAGGCGGCGCCGACCAGGCCGATATCGCCTTGCTCGAACGCCGTGGCGCCTCGCCTCACCCGCGCATCGTGTTCGCCGCGGGCGCGCACGAGGTGGCGAGCAAGCCGGCATGGTCGCCCGATGGTACGCGGCTCGCCTTTAGCCTGTGGAAGGTCGGGGGCGTGCGCGATATCTATGTTGTGGAGGTGGCAAGTGGTGCCATCGTCCGCCAGCTCACGGCCGATCGCGCGCAAGACCTCGATCCGGTGTGGTCGCCCGATGGCGCGCATATCTACTTCGCCAGCGATCGCAGCGGCATCTACAATCTCTACGCCTATCGTTGGGAGGACGCCACGCTGTGGCAGGTGACCAACGTCGTGGGTGGAGCATTTGCGCCCACGGTGCATCCAGGCGGCGGCAAGCTCGCCTATCAGGGCTTCGTTGGCGAGGGCTACGACGTCTTCGAGTTGCCGCTGCAGCCCGAGACGTTCCGGCCCGCGCCGCCATATATCGATGCCCGCCCTGAGGCGACGTTGGCGCGCGATGGCGAGGTGGCGATGAGTCGCCCCACGGCCTACCGCCCGCTCGCCACCCTGGCGCCGCAAAATTGGCGTTTGGAGGTGCTCGGCGGCAATCTGAGCCAGCAGCTCAATATAGCCACCGACGGCAGCGACGTCGCCGGCATGCACGCCTTCGTGCTCGGCGCCACGGTCGATCTGTCCGACGGCCGCGCCTCGGTGGCGGCGTCGTACAACAACCGCGTGTGGAAGCTGCCATTCTTTCTCGCGGCCAGCCGGCGCCACATCGTGCGCGACGAGGTCCCATTTTTTGATGCCACGTATGCTTATGAACAAGAAGCAGTCGGCGGGCGCGCGGGATGGTCGGTGCCCTTTGACAATCCCGCCTATGTCTCGTGGAGCCTTGGCTTTGACTACGCGGTAGATTGGGTGCGGCTGACCGCTGGTGGTGGCCCAACTCTCGATCCGCAAACACCGGTGCCGCCGCGCGTGCCCGAGGCGTCGCGCGTTGCCAGCCTTGGCGTGCGCGGCTCCGTTGGCAACGTGCGCGGCGATCGGATGACGATCGGGCCGCAACGTGGCGCCGATGCCAGCGTGGCGTTTCGCGTCGAGGATCCGGTGGTTGGTTCGCACGGCTCGTCGGCGAGCGTATCGTGGCTGGCGCGGTGGTACGTGGAATTGCCGTGGGGCCAGACCCCCGCGCTGGCGCTGCGGCTCGCCGGCGCGGTGCGTTTGCAGCAAGGCGATGCGACCCCGTACGCGCTTGGGTCCGTACCTGAGCAAGATCTAATCGCCGCCATCCTCGATCAGTCTCGGGTCAGCTCCAGCGGGTATCTGCGCGGCTATCAGCCACGTGCCTTGGCCGGCAAGCAATTTCACTTGCTCAACGCCGAGTATCGCCAGCGGCTCCTCGATGTTGAGCGGGGCGTGGCGACGCTGCCGGTCTATGTGCGGCGGTTGCACGGCGCGTTGCTCGTCGATGCCGGCGCGATTTTGCAGGCGCCAGGCGATCCGCCCTGGCAGGAGTCCATCGGGGTTGGCGTTGGCGCGGCCGTGAGGCTCGACACCCTCTGGGGGTATGGCCTGCCTGTGACCATCGAAACCGGCATCGCCCGCGGGCTGACCAGCCTTGGCGTCACCGAGACGTGGGTGTCGTTGACGGGCTCGCTCTAA
- the kynA gene encoding tryptophan 2,3-dioxygenase: MSYGDYLHLDEILSAQHPRSPDHNEMLFIVQHQTSELWMKLMLHELRAAMARVAADDLGAAFKMLARVSKIMEQLVHAWDVLATMTPPEYSAIRPYLANSSGFQSAQYRCIEFALGNKNAAMLAPHAHHADLLAMVQAAFAAPSLYDEALRLLARRGIAVPASHTARDWTTPYAASPEVEQAWLAVYRDTARYWDLYQLGEELTDLEDAFRLWRFRHVTTVERVIGFKRGTGGTSGVSYLRKMLDVVLFPEIWSLRTSL; the protein is encoded by the coding sequence ATGAGCTATGGCGACTACTTGCATCTCGATGAGATCTTAAGCGCGCAACACCCGCGCTCGCCCGATCACAACGAGATGTTGTTTATCGTGCAGCATCAAACCAGCGAGCTGTGGATGAAGCTCATGTTGCACGAGCTGCGCGCGGCCATGGCGCGCGTCGCGGCCGACGACCTCGGCGCGGCCTTTAAGATGCTGGCGCGGGTTAGCAAGATCATGGAGCAATTGGTGCACGCGTGGGACGTGCTGGCCACCATGACGCCGCCCGAGTACAGCGCGATTCGCCCATATCTCGCCAATTCCAGCGGCTTTCAGAGCGCGCAGTACCGCTGCATCGAGTTTGCGCTCGGCAACAAGAACGCCGCCATGTTGGCGCCGCACGCGCACCATGCCGATTTGCTCGCCATGGTGCAGGCCGCCTTTGCGGCGCCCTCGCTGTACGACGAGGCTCTGCGCCTGCTCGCCCGTCGCGGCATCGCGGTGCCGGCGTCGCATACCGCGCGCGACTGGACCACGCCGTATGCCGCCTCGCCCGAGGTTGAACAGGCGTGGCTTGCCGTCTATCGCGACACCGCGCGCTATTGGGACCTCTACCAGCTCGGCGAAGAGCTGACGGACTTGGAAGACGCCTTTCGCCTGTGGCGCTTTCGCCACGTCACCACCGTCGAGCGCGTCATCGGCTTTAAGCGCGGCACTGGCGGCACAAGCGGCGTCAGCTATCTGCGCAAAATGCTCGACGTGGTGCTCTTCCCTGAAATCTGGTCGCTGCGCACGTCGCTCTAG
- a CDS encoding 3-deoxy-7-phosphoheptulonate synthase class II, whose amino-acid sequence MTDKPSWTPISWQARPAAQQPTYRDAGALAEVVRTMGELPPLVTSWEVEALKREIARAAAGESFVLQGGDCAESFAQCKSTPIAATLKILLQMSLILVHGSRKPVVRIGRFAGQYAKPRSSDSETKDGVTLPAYRGDLVNEEAFTPQAREPDPMLLLRGYERSALTLNFVRGLTAGGFADLQHPENWNLAFAANSPYAQTYARIVASIRDALAFVNAVSGVNAQVLERADFYTSHEGLLLWYEQAQTRSVPRRDGWYNLSTHMPWIGMRTAQLDGAHVEFHRGIANPLGIKLGPAMTRDWLLGLLDVLNPTNEAGRIVLIARMGAGNVQQGLPPLIETVQQAGRNVLWMSDPMHGNTETTPQGHKTRRFDNILSELKDSFAIHAKLGSRLGGVHFELTGENVTECIGGAGGLAEGDLHRAYKSRVDPRLNYEQALEMAMLLAEHVRG is encoded by the coding sequence ATGACTGATAAGCCTTCGTGGACCCCGATTTCCTGGCAGGCGCGCCCTGCGGCGCAGCAGCCGACGTATCGCGATGCCGGTGCGCTGGCCGAGGTTGTGCGCACGATGGGCGAATTGCCACCGCTGGTGACGTCGTGGGAGGTCGAGGCCTTGAAGCGCGAAATTGCCCGGGCCGCGGCAGGCGAGAGCTTTGTCTTGCAGGGCGGCGACTGCGCCGAGAGTTTTGCGCAGTGCAAGTCGACGCCGATTGCCGCGACCCTTAAGATCTTGCTGCAGATGAGCCTAATCTTGGTGCATGGCTCGCGCAAGCCCGTGGTTCGCATCGGCCGTTTTGCAGGGCAGTATGCCAAGCCCCGGTCGTCTGACAGTGAAACTAAAGACGGCGTGACGCTGCCGGCCTACCGCGGCGACTTGGTCAATGAAGAGGCGTTTACGCCGCAGGCACGCGAGCCGGACCCCATGCTGCTGCTCCGCGGCTATGAGCGTTCAGCCTTGACGCTAAATTTTGTCCGTGGCCTCACCGCGGGAGGCTTTGCCGACCTGCAGCACCCCGAAAACTGGAATCTCGCGTTTGCGGCCAATTCGCCTTATGCGCAGACCTACGCCCGCATCGTCGCCTCCATTCGCGACGCGCTGGCCTTTGTCAACGCGGTCAGTGGGGTGAACGCGCAAGTGCTCGAGCGCGCCGATTTCTACACGTCGCACGAGGGCCTCTTGCTGTGGTACGAGCAGGCGCAAACCCGCAGCGTGCCGCGGCGCGATGGTTGGTACAATTTGTCGACACATATGCCGTGGATTGGCATGCGCACGGCGCAGCTGGACGGCGCGCATGTCGAGTTTCATCGCGGCATCGCCAATCCGCTCGGCATAAAGCTTGGGCCCGCGATGACGCGCGATTGGTTGCTTGGGTTGCTCGACGTGCTCAACCCGACCAACGAGGCCGGGCGCATCGTACTTATCGCGCGCATGGGTGCGGGCAATGTGCAGCAGGGCCTGCCGCCGCTAATCGAGACCGTGCAGCAGGCGGGGCGCAACGTGCTGTGGATGAGCGATCCAATGCACGGCAATACCGAAACCACGCCGCAGGGCCACAAGACGCGGCGCTTTGACAATATTTTGTCGGAGCTCAAGGATAGCTTTGCCATCCACGCCAAGCTCGGGTCGCGCCTTGGCGGCGTACACTTTGAACTCACCGGCGAAAACGTCACCGAGTGCATCGGCGGCGCCGGCGGCCTGGCCGAGGGCGATCTGCACCGCGCCTATAAGAGTCGCGTCGATCCGCGCCTTAACTACGAGCAAGCGCTCGAAATGGCGATGTTGCTCGCCGAGCATGTGCGCGGGTAG
- a CDS encoding 5'-nucleotidase C-terminal domain-containing protein has product MKILLQNAAVAARTSSPLHVAKGLVMAATLLAACHGAPKPLPATSPRTNGVTAEAKTITVVGINDVHGAIDRLPLLLGYVEHLRAMRRADKGDVVLVDAGDIFQGTLESNLGEGQVVVDAYNVMGVDAATLGNHEFDFGPVGPKVTPASPDDDARGAIKARMAQAKFPFVSANIVDKASGEAVSWPGLAPSVIVEKSGVKIGFIGIATESTPYTTMPANFADVAISDPAEAIVAQAAALRARGAVVLVVLAHMGSSCKDLHSPHNHASCDNDGELVKVVKRLPAGVVDVIVGGHTHAGMAHWINDIAVIESFASGRAFGRVDVRVSGDKVTGVKIFPPHDLCAGDKAANDNKPSCISGWYDGTPIASDARIIDVIAPATRDAKTLRGTPVGVVLADQFTRSYGNESPLGNLFAELMLTMVPKANAALTNAGGVRAELPAGELTYGALYEANPFDNRVTVVMLNGAQLKKLVRGNLTRKSGTYLWAGFSTEATCQRGELALTLRWPTGKVVGDTDPVRLVTSDFLASGSVFKRLNLPEDHVVMTDKIIREEMVAALKRKGGTLSAKQYFDPKKPRMSLPMPRPVKCGADVVEKGTELDD; this is encoded by the coding sequence GTGAAGATTTTACTTCAAAATGCCGCTGTCGCCGCGCGCACGTCAAGCCCCTTGCATGTAGCCAAGGGCTTGGTAATGGCCGCAACTCTCCTCGCGGCTTGCCATGGGGCGCCAAAGCCGTTGCCGGCGACATCGCCGCGCACCAATGGCGTGACCGCGGAGGCCAAAACCATCACCGTCGTTGGCATTAATGACGTTCACGGCGCCATCGATCGCTTGCCGCTGCTCCTTGGCTACGTCGAACACCTGCGCGCCATGAGGCGAGCCGATAAGGGTGATGTGGTGTTGGTTGACGCCGGCGATATTTTTCAGGGCACCTTGGAGTCAAACCTCGGCGAAGGGCAGGTCGTCGTCGACGCCTACAACGTCATGGGCGTCGATGCCGCGACCCTCGGCAACCACGAATTCGATTTTGGCCCGGTGGGGCCCAAGGTGACCCCCGCGTCGCCCGACGACGACGCGCGCGGCGCGATCAAGGCGCGCATGGCGCAAGCCAAGTTTCCGTTTGTCTCGGCCAATATCGTCGACAAGGCAAGCGGTGAGGCGGTGTCGTGGCCTGGGCTTGCGCCGTCGGTGATCGTCGAGAAAAGCGGCGTCAAGATTGGCTTCATCGGCATTGCCACCGAGTCAACGCCATATACGACGATGCCCGCCAACTTCGCCGACGTCGCGATTTCGGATCCGGCCGAGGCCATCGTCGCTCAGGCCGCCGCGCTGCGCGCGCGCGGCGCCGTCGTGCTGGTGGTGCTCGCCCACATGGGCAGCTCATGCAAGGATCTGCATTCGCCGCACAACCACGCCTCGTGCGACAACGATGGCGAACTGGTCAAGGTGGTGAAGCGCCTGCCCGCAGGGGTCGTTGACGTCATCGTTGGCGGCCATACCCATGCCGGCATGGCGCACTGGATTAACGACATCGCGGTGATCGAATCGTTCGCCTCGGGGCGCGCCTTTGGCCGCGTCGACGTCCGCGTCAGCGGCGACAAGGTCACGGGCGTGAAAATCTTTCCGCCCCACGACCTCTGCGCCGGCGACAAGGCGGCGAACGACAACAAGCCGAGCTGCATTTCGGGTTGGTATGACGGCACACCGATTGCCTCCGATGCGCGCATTATCGATGTGATCGCACCCGCCACCCGCGACGCGAAGACGCTGCGCGGCACGCCGGTTGGGGTTGTGCTCGCCGATCAGTTTACTCGCAGCTACGGCAATGAATCGCCGCTGGGCAACTTGTTCGCTGAGCTCATGCTGACCATGGTGCCCAAGGCCAACGCCGCGCTCACCAACGCCGGCGGCGTGCGCGCCGAGCTGCCCGCGGGCGAGCTGACCTACGGTGCGCTCTATGAAGCCAACCCGTTTGATAATCGCGTGACCGTCGTGATGCTCAATGGCGCCCAGCTCAAAAAACTTGTTCGCGGCAACCTGACGCGCAAGAGCGGCACATACCTTTGGGCTGGCTTTAGCACGGAGGCGACCTGCCAACGCGGCGAACTCGCGCTCACCCTGCGCTGGCCGACCGGCAAGGTGGTGGGCGACACCGATCCGGTTCGCCTGGTGACGAGCGATTTTCTTGCGAGCGGCAGCGTGTTTAAGCGGCTCAATCTGCCGGAGGACCATGTCGTGATGACCGACAAGATTATTCGCGAAGAGATGGTGGCCGCCCTCAAACGCAAGGGCGGCACGCTGAGCGCGAAGCAATATTTTGATCCAAAAAAACCGCGGATGTCTTTGCCGATGCCGCGGCCCGTAAAATGCGGCGCCGACGTCGTAGAAAAAGGAACCGAACTCGATGACTGA
- a CDS encoding TraB/GumN family protein: MKRPTRSRLGAATVLALSLLAACRGKEQTAKPSADDPWASKAPGSAATATPTAEPAAPAEPALTRPFFYTAKKDTQTVYLLGTMHLGVNVEALPPSVMQPFAASKQLVVEADINDPTLLGVVLRKDGKTLRDDLGAEAFAKFEAVVGKQQAAGANMLRPAMAATLVQMQGLPQTGFMDMKLIQAARTAGAEVIFLESAASQLALLEKWITAKTLIAMLDHVETMKQSNQELLALYRAGDDVGLLALSKDTKQAALMGVTPAEQDAMMKDLLLTRNAAWIPGIEAAAAKGPTFVAVGALHLLGPGSVVELLQAKGWTVERSQ; encoded by the coding sequence ATGAAGCGCCCGACTCGCAGCCGCTTAGGCGCGGCGACGGTGCTTGCGCTGTCCCTGCTGGCCGCCTGTCGCGGCAAGGAACAAACAGCCAAGCCCTCGGCTGACGATCCGTGGGCTAGTAAGGCGCCGGGGTCGGCGGCAACCGCGACGCCCACGGCCGAGCCTGCCGCGCCCGCGGAGCCAGCGCTGACCCGCCCCTTTTTCTACACCGCTAAAAAAGACACGCAAACCGTCTATTTGCTCGGCACCATGCATTTGGGGGTCAACGTTGAGGCCTTGCCACCGTCGGTCATGCAGCCCTTTGCGGCGTCCAAACAACTCGTCGTCGAGGCCGATATCAATGACCCAACCTTGCTCGGCGTCGTGCTGCGCAAGGATGGCAAGACGCTGAGGGACGACCTCGGCGCCGAGGCCTTTGCCAAGTTCGAGGCCGTCGTGGGTAAGCAACAGGCCGCCGGTGCCAACATGCTGCGCCCCGCCATGGCCGCCACGCTGGTCCAAATGCAAGGGCTGCCGCAGACCGGATTTATGGATATGAAGTTAATCCAGGCCGCCCGCACCGCTGGGGCCGAGGTGATTTTTCTCGAGAGCGCGGCGTCGCAGCTCGCGCTGCTAGAAAAATGGATTACCGCCAAGACGCTGATTGCCATGCTCGATCACGTCGAAACGATGAAGCAGAGCAACCAGGAGCTGCTCGCGCTGTATCGCGCCGGTGACGACGTAGGGCTGCTCGCGCTTTCCAAGGACACCAAACAGGCGGCGCTCATGGGCGTCACGCCGGCCGAGCAGGACGCCATGATGAAAGATCTCTTGCTGACGCGCAACGCGGCATGGATCCCAGGCATCGAGGCGGCCGCGGCCAAAGGCCCAACCTTTGTCGCCGTTGGCGCGCTGCACCTGCTTGGGCCTGGCAGTGTCGTCGAGCTGCTGCAGGCCAAGGGCTGGACGGTTGAGCGTAGTCAATAA
- a CDS encoding redoxin domain-containing protein: protein MGTSETPAGRPSTTTVPSPPQLVALAVVLATASVLVGLYIWMVNPAASRETRAACTGMRSQAVNPKLGALPVAAPEALFNRYDGKQVKLSDFRGKVVVVNFWEASCKTCKQEKPGLSRMARGADADELAVLTLAGNESWDDVRALFPQGAPFEVFLDAPAADQVIGPIGAAWGVTGWPETFVIDAKGVIRYHYVSYRDWESSIAQTCLQALIDEA, encoded by the coding sequence ATGGGCACCTCTGAAACCCCCGCGGGCAGGCCATCGACCACGACCGTGCCAAGCCCACCGCAGCTGGTCGCGCTGGCCGTCGTCTTGGCCACGGCCAGCGTGTTGGTTGGCCTTTACATCTGGATGGTAAACCCCGCCGCCTCACGGGAAACGCGTGCGGCCTGCACCGGCATGCGCTCACAAGCGGTCAACCCCAAGCTGGGCGCGTTGCCGGTAGCGGCGCCAGAGGCGTTATTTAACCGGTATGACGGCAAGCAGGTAAAATTGTCAGATTTCCGAGGCAAGGTCGTCGTGGTCAATTTCTGGGAGGCGTCGTGCAAGACGTGCAAACAGGAAAAGCCCGGCCTTTCTCGCATGGCCCGAGGCGCCGATGCCGACGAGCTCGCGGTCCTTACGCTTGCCGGCAATGAAAGCTGGGACGATGTGCGGGCGTTGTTTCCACAGGGCGCCCCGTTTGAGGTCTTCCTCGACGCGCCGGCGGCCGACCAAGTGATTGGCCCCATTGGCGCGGCGTGGGGCGTAACCGGTTGGCCGGAAACCTTCGTCATCGACGCCAAAGGCGTGATTCGTTACCACTATGTCTCGTATCGCGATTGGGAATCGAGCATCGCGCAGACCTGTCTGCAAGCGCTGATCGATGAGGCCTAG
- a CDS encoding TraB/GumN family protein: MQRRRLVATTLPSLLLALVAGAACAKPSTTSAPSVPPVGVAITDVDRTATAPAPTAIATVAKPLFWTATKGDQTVHLLGTIHMGVSADELPASVWEAFAVSKQVAIEANIQDLGLMASMLRKDKRTLQDELGPATWGKLVALLGEKEAMGLTRFKTFVATMRVQMHGLEITPGVDIGVIERANKSSKPLAYLEEGSLQMRLLEKWMTAGVVAAMIDNVGKLKSVNDGLVAAYRAGDEAALLAIAEDDSSAASMGMTEKDATQMEFEMLEQRNQSWIAPIEKLAAVGPAFIAVGAMHLVGDKSVVKMLEARGWKVERQ; encoded by the coding sequence ATGCAACGCAGACGCCTCGTGGCCACAACCCTTCCTTCCCTGCTCTTGGCCCTGGTCGCCGGCGCCGCATGCGCCAAGCCAAGCACCACCTCGGCACCCAGCGTCCCGCCGGTTGGCGTGGCCATTACCGACGTCGATCGAACGGCGACGGCCCCTGCCCCAACCGCAATCGCAACCGTGGCCAAGCCGCTTTTCTGGACGGCCACCAAGGGCGATCAAACCGTACACCTACTCGGCACCATCCACATGGGCGTCTCGGCCGACGAATTGCCCGCCTCGGTGTGGGAAGCGTTTGCCGTGAGTAAGCAAGTCGCAATCGAGGCCAACATCCAAGATCTGGGCCTGATGGCAAGCATGCTGCGCAAGGACAAGCGTACCTTGCAGGACGAGCTTGGGCCCGCGACGTGGGGCAAGCTAGTTGCGCTACTTGGTGAAAAAGAGGCCATGGGGCTAACGCGCTTTAAGACCTTTGTCGCGACCATGCGTGTGCAAATGCATGGCCTTGAGATCACCCCTGGCGTCGATATTGGCGTCATCGAGCGCGCCAACAAGAGCAGCAAGCCACTGGCCTATCTGGAAGAAGGCTCGCTGCAGATGCGATTGCTGGAAAAATGGATGACCGCGGGCGTCGTCGCGGCCATGATCGACAACGTCGGCAAACTCAAGTCCGTCAATGATGGCTTGGTCGCCGCGTATCGCGCCGGCGATGAGGCCGCATTGCTCGCGATTGCCGAAGATGATAGCAGCGCGGCCTCGATGGGCATGACCGAAAAAGATGCAACGCAAATGGAATTTGAAATGCTCGAGCAGCGCAATCAATCGTGGATCGCGCCGATCGAGAAATTAGCCGCCGTCGGGCCCGCCTTTATCGCGGTAGGTGCCATGCACCTCGTCGGCGACAAGAGCGTGGTTAAGATGCTCGAGGCGCGCGGCTGGAAGGTGGAGCGTCAATGA
- a CDS encoding GTP-binding protein, producing the protein MSHASSLATPLPFTILTGWLGAGKTTTLNRLLSAPHGKRIAVLVNELGRIAIDGKLILRRGGDILELAGGCLCCKLDIRNDLWDGIADIVTRTRPDYLVLETTGIAQPMAIIEGLAAVRADVRDGIAIAGIISVVDAEVGAATMAARDEAREQLNASDRVLLTKLDRASELTLSGARAGIIAHAPHAEIASFPDDDAGAMNLCHWLLATRPLAPAVRMSLATHDNAQAAATATSHRHHHGQLHAMVFADPAPLVAAHVLEILAALGDSLARVKGFIALAGEPRLGFIEKAGAYLGITFPDPSSAASLAPARSEFVLIGDFDDAAVMRQLYACRAGADLRASPSTTPTSR; encoded by the coding sequence ATGTCTCACGCAAGCTCCCTGGCGACGCCACTACCCTTTACGATTCTCACCGGTTGGCTTGGCGCGGGCAAGACAACCACGCTCAATCGCCTGCTTTCGGCGCCGCACGGCAAGCGCATCGCCGTGCTCGTCAACGAGCTCGGTCGCATCGCCATCGACGGCAAGCTGATCTTGCGTCGCGGCGGCGATATCCTCGAGCTTGCCGGCGGCTGTCTTTGTTGCAAGCTCGACATCCGCAACGACCTCTGGGATGGCATCGCCGATATTGTCACGCGGACGCGGCCCGACTATCTCGTGCTCGAGACCACGGGCATCGCCCAGCCCATGGCCATCATCGAAGGCCTCGCCGCCGTGCGCGCCGACGTCCGCGACGGCATTGCCATCGCCGGCATTATTTCCGTCGTCGATGCCGAGGTGGGTGCCGCCACGATGGCGGCCCGCGACGAGGCGCGCGAACAATTGAACGCGAGCGACCGCGTCTTGCTGACCAAGCTAGACCGCGCGAGCGAGCTGACGCTGAGCGGAGCGCGCGCCGGCATCATCGCGCACGCCCCCCACGCCGAAATCGCGAGCTTTCCCGACGACGACGCCGGCGCGATGAATCTCTGCCATTGGCTGCTGGCAACGCGGCCCTTGGCGCCCGCGGTGCGGATGAGCTTGGCGACGCATGACAACGCGCAGGCGGCAGCGACCGCAACATCGCATCGCCACCATCATGGCCAATTGCATGCCATGGTCTTTGCCGACCCGGCGCCCTTGGTCGCGGCGCATGTCCTCGAGATCCTCGCGGCACTTGGCGATTCACTCGCCCGTGTCAAAGGCTTTATCGCGCTGGCCGGCGAGCCTCGCCTTGGCTTTATTGAAAAAGCTGGCGCTTACCTCGGCATTACCTTTCCGGATCCCTCCTCTGCCGCATCCCTCGCACCCGCTCGCAGCGAATTCGTCTTGATTGGCGATTTCGACGATGCGGCAGTCATGCGCCAGCTCTACGCCTGTCGAGCGGGCGCCGATCTTAGAGCGAGCCCGTCAACGACACCCACGTCTCGGTGA